atcataATAAGCCAACCATATATGTGATGTGGAGGAACAGGCAATTCATGGATCATTAAAGTAATTTCAAGGCTCCAGTAGTACGTCTTAAAACTAGAAACTTAACCAAGAATTCAAGGTTCACATAGGAACACCCCAATTGTTAGAACACAACAATTTTGGTTTTGACAGATTAAGTTCATATCGTGGAAGGAATTGGCAGGGTTTTATTCTGCAAACCAAAGCACAGCGGGCTTGCATGCATACCAAAAGATAAAATACGTAGAAGTTAAAGATGCTTCATGACCATATAAAGAGTTCAAAGGACAGGAAGAGACACGAACAACTATGAAAGCCAACAATTGCTATAAAAGCATCCAAAGTTCTTATTGTTCCCTTTTCCTTTTTCAATAGAGTATCAATTGTTGAACAAAAACTTTTGGCGTCTTTTAACTTATCATTCATCATGtgaagaaagaaaagattttaAAGCAACAGACTCCGCACATTTCCTTTTCAGTAAAAGAACCAGAGACATTACCACCACTAGAAACAAATCTTTAGCAGCTCAGATCACAGAATAAGGCTGTACTAAACCAAAAAAAATTCAGTCATATACttgagaaaattaaaaatatcaccaaaCAAATATAGGCTAACAGAAACATAAATAATCAATAAAGAGATATTATATTGGGGGAAAAAGCTAATAAAAGAGAGTGGCGACAGAGACAATGGATGATAAGGCAGACCTGAACATTGCTTTCGTCCATCAGTATCTCCTTAGCCTTGTCACATAATGCCCTAAcctaatttatataaataaaaaaagaacccACAATAATATCAGGCACACAATGGAAGAGGATTATTATCTACAAAGAGGGGTGAATAAACAATGAATTTTAGCAAGCCATAAGGGGAGCACATTAACAAGTATGAAAGCTGATGAAACATTAACCTAAATAGATGTGCAAGGCACAATAAAGGCACGGGAAAAAAGGTCATCCAAGTGAAGTTGGTAATTTCTACAATTATATGTAATAACTCCAATTTTAGCTATACTATTATAAAACCCATAACTAAGTGTCCCAAGTTAAGCAATATCAACTCAGTTGTTGAATAGACCACAACAAAATAAAGTTATTTAACAACCATGAAGCATGGACATgacaatataatatatttttatacttttattaataTGTGAAGAAATatcaattgaaattattatttattttaatagaattaaatttatactaatcTTTACTTTGGATGCAACTGGGGCCAGTGCGTTTGAAGTTATAGTGCAAAAATTGAAGTAAGTTGAACTGATGCTCAAATCAGTTCCCTTTGAATCACCTCCATTGAGGTGAGATTTCCCAACTGACGCAAATTTTTTCACTGGAGGGTTGAGCACCAGTTGCTGCAACTAGTGTTCATACTTATAAAAATATCCTTTCTTTCATCTATTTCTCTATCTACTATCCCTAAATAGTAACCTATTTACTgacaaaactttttttattcctAATATATGTTATAAACTTCTTATctgttaaatattattaaaattgttaaaattttatatgttaaatattattaaaaatacttataacataataatctaattaatgtaaaatattatttaaataaataattacatcactaataaaaattcaaaaatattattatacatattattttattaataaattataaattgacatatttttaataatttctttaaaatgatataatttaaaagttCTATTATATACAATTTTTAGCCCAATGTTCTTAATCGTAATTTTCCATTCTCATCTCAACGCTATAGCTGCATTTGAATCCAAACGCATATCCATCACAGGTTTTAATCCCACTGTTACGATCTCACCACCCATCCAAAGGCACACCCTTAATTGATTGATTGATAAAACCCACCTTATAAATAAAACATACTAACTAATTAAAACTCAAATGACTTTGGACTATTACCCAAAAAAATGACTTTGGACTAAAATATCTagtataattcattttattttttattctcttaAACTTTCCGGAACCTTCTGTACTTTTCATTTTTTAGGCATTAACAAAACTATGTGTTTTATCATTAAAGGAAAAACCCTAGATTATTCTTTCTATATCAAAAAACCTTCTTCTTCATTCACTGCcaagctgctgctgctgctgctgcttcttttctcattttcatttgtcattttttttctaaagctTCATCCACCCACCAGCCACCTTCTTCTACACAAAAGTCTTCTTTCCAACCTCCATTTTTAAGTTGAAAACAATTTATCTGTTCCGCTGCTTGATACCCATGTCAGGACCATATTTGAGCTTTTTCTGTCCCAACTCTGGCATGCCCCGTACATTTCCTTTTACCCTCAATAGATAATGCAATGCATCacatttaaagattaaaaaaaaaaacgaaacatAACAGAAGCCTACAACCCTATGCCTACACAAAATGCATGTGCCTCAATGAAAGTTGGCTTTTGCAAGCTCATCATTGCCATTGGCGCCTAAATATGGTGCTTGACTACACTAAAATAACTGTCCAAATAAGATCAATGCAGTAAGCAAGAAATTGATTTATCACAACTCAAATTACAGCACCTCGCTCTTTGTTAAAGAGCGTTCTATTTAATTCAGGAGTTAGACAAACAAGGCTTGTGTAAAACTTCCTACCGTGAGAAGCCTAAGCGTGACCAAATGCAACAAAAAGGGTAACTGATACCCATAGACTTCGCCAAACTTGTCGAGAAATTCAGAACATTTCTACCCTCTAAGAACATTTTGAGGCTATTAATTTCTAGTCTCAAAAACCAATTCTTTAGTCAATTGAATATGGTTACCATACGATAAAATGAACGAACAAAATGGATCAATATCAGTGAAAACAAGCAACACATTTAATTCCAGGAAGAATATATACTTTTTTCGGAAATGAAACAAAGCCAGAAAATGAACAAACAAAACGAATCAATACCAGTGAAAGCAAGTGGAACAAAAACATAATTCAACAAAGATCTTATCTTGCTTTCGTTTTCCCTTCAAAGTCTTCGATAAAATAAAATGGATCTGACCCCATACAGAGAAAATACTAAACAAAAAATGGATCGGTGGCAAAAGCCGCAGATCAAACCGCAAATGAAGAAATCCGAAACAGATCCGTTACGTTGGGGGAAGAAAATATATGTACCTCCTGCTCCGATAAAGGCTTGCACTGCATCAGCTGCGATATCTGTTCGTCCAGGTTCCCATGCGAGTTCGAACCCACAGAAGactccatctttcttttttctgttttACTCTTAACCCTAGATTACCAAAATTTCCTAAACTAATACTTTTGAATTTGACAGGGAAAAGGAAACCCTTTACAATTATTTCTGAGAAGCGGTGGATGCTCGGCGAGGGGAGAGAGATTTCTAGTTTTCTTTTTCAGTTAACAAATTTAGttttcttacttttttttctctctaataATAATCGAGTTTACAATTTACAAATTGTTTGGACGGGGTCGAGAACGGTGAGTGGAAATAACGAATCCATCGTAATGGAAATGATAGGTGTGATGGAGGGTTTTGATATGACCGTGAATTAGACGATTCCAGGATTCGCGTGGGCTGGTATTTTTGTTGGCTCCTTCTACTTCTAAACTAATGGTAATTTTATTGTACTGAGAGTAACAGTGGCAACCGGGAGAGTTGGCTTTGTGCGAATCTCACGCCCAAGGTTTGGTCTTACAATCCGAAACGAAAGTATTATGGAATTTGGAAATTTTGGTTGCAACGAAATGGGACTGCTTTTAACTTGTAAGCTTCATAGGCAGCAAATTCAGTGGTGAACCGTACTTTTGAGCAAGTAGGAGTGTTCTTCGCTTTCTCACCAACAGCCCGTCCAAACATTCATCCAAACATTTCGTCTTCTTTGGTTTCTTgttcttttagttttcttttccactTTTATTGAAAAAACATTTCCTATAAACTACTAACATATTCCAAGAGTGAAACCGTAATTGAAGTAAATATTACTTTAATTGATAAAATGTAAGATGCCTCAGATTTTGAGGACTTTGAATTATACTTTTAGAGAAACAAACAAGTGTGTTTTAGATCGTAACTTCCTTCAATGTCTTTCTAAGGGGATTTCCTCACTGCTTTTGGTAAACACCATTAAAGAGCTTATGTATTGAAGGTTTCTGTTTAATGTTATAAAATTCAATTGTTAGACATTGAATGTATAAGTTGAAATTTACAATTGGAAcctaaaagattaaattttatgtaatcTATACTAAAACTTAAAAAAGTTATCCTTGAATTTCATAGTTCATCATTTTGGGTATTTACTATCTTAAGCATCTCCTTATAAGAAATTAGAGATTTCACAACAAAAtaatttgacgaatttgatttcaatattttacaaatttatatgttttgtctaaTATGTTTCTTTTTCagaaatttacataaataatttattaatataaacattgATATGTTTATGTACATCTAATATTCTATATAATTTTCCATGATTTAGGTAATAGTTTGTATATCTGTCTTGTTCATCTTATGTATTTTATGATTTACATagctttatataattttatttgaaagattacattttaaattatactctcttttttttttaatttgatattaaaaatttttttagTCAGATTACTAATCttgatattgttttttttttaaaatactattaaCTAGTCATGTCATGCCACATCGACATATTTtctgattttataatttatattaatgttaattaaaataattataaaaaaattacagatCTCCCAAGTACTAAAAGTAGACccataaatacataaatatttaaagaaGTCTGATACCCGATGAGATGCGAAATATaccaaaaacaaataaagaaaatagaaatactaaaatgtgtaaaatagaaGTAACCAACCAACCTTTAACGGAAAATGAAGAGAAGAGAGCCAAGGCAAAAGCATAAAGTAAATAGCCAAGTCCAGTCCACagaatagataaaataaataaaatatttacttaGAGCTACAGAGTGAGAGAGTTGGTCAAATCCGTCACCATCATCAATAAGTCTGGTTCGTTCAAACCCAAAACCTAACAAACATAATCAAAATCCCTGCCTGCTACTGCTTAATGTAATAGAAAGTAAAGAGATTGTAGGGGGGGGGGTTTCGTTTTCATCTAGAAAGAATTGGGATCTAGCTTAGGCATTTTGCTTTCCCGTTTATTTTTTGTAGCAGCTGGTGCCGAGTTTTGATAGGCTGttggtaaaaaaaagaaaaatggaagggaATTCAGGAGGCGGCGGAGCTGACAGAGGAGGAAACGACGTGGAACTGCTTTGCAAAACTCTTCAGGTGGAACACAAGCTGTTCTACTTCGATCTCAAGGAGAACCCACGCGGTCGTTATTTGAAAATCTCGGAAAAGACATCGGCTACCAGGTCCACCATCATTGTCCCCTCCTCTGGCATATCCTGGTTCCTCGACCTTTTCAATTATTACGTAAACTCCGACGACAACGACCTCTTCAGCAAGGAATTGCAGCTCGACACTAAGGTCTTTTACTTTGACATTGGCGAGAATCGCAGGGGTCGTTTTTTGAAGGTATCCCTCCAACACTTGTATTCAACTCATCTTTCTCTTTTCGTCGCTCCCCTCCAATTCCTCATGTTTTCTCTTTCGATGTTAAAGATTTTTGCTCCAATCTTCTCTTTCCTGTATATGATGTTGAATTTTAGAGTGGCGAATAATGTCTCTTGTCTTTCATCAACACAATTGCTGCTGCTATGGTTTCTTCTTTAAGTAATTTAAGAGTATTCCCCGTTCTTCGTGGTTAGATGAAAAATGAACTTACTAACCTTGATTTAGGAATTTTGGCTTGATTAGGACGACTGGCTGCGGAGGAAATTGTCACCCAACTGTTAATTGCGCATCTCCAAGATGTTGAGAGCAGACTCTAGgaacctttttctttcccatgTTTGAACTCTACTCATGAGTATACATATTCATTAATAAGTTTTATAGTGTAAAACCTTTAGATGAGATGATTCAGTTTTAAAACTACTTGAGACACTGAAGTTGCATGATAGCTACCTCGTTTCTTTCTAATTAGGCCACTTGTTCATACCTTCAATTGATGCTTCTATTTTCAAGCAACAAAAATGCTTTGTTGAGGCTCAATTTCTATCTTCAAACACCATATTTTGGTTAATATTTCCCTCATAGTAAATGAAGCTGCTTGAACCTCGGATCAGCTTCTTGAAATGCTTGTTGCAACTTAGAATATTCCTCCATAAGAATGATATTAGTGATTTCTTGTCTAAAAAGCCTAAGCCTTGATGCTTGATTATCTTAGCCTTCCTAGCTGGCATTAATGACTTCATTTCAGTGCATCAAATGCTGTATTCATGCGCTAAGTTCCTAGTTCTAGCTTCCTAGTTTTTATTTGTGGTTCCTTTTTATGATGACTGTTTGATTACAAGAACATGGCTTGTGCTAATAATATGATCAAATAAACCCTTGAATTTTTGCAAGCTTACGGAATATTGTCAAGTAATATAAAATGGAAGTATTCCAAGAATCGATCCCAAGGGAGATATTTGGGAGCTAAATGCAAAGAATAAATCTAAAGTTCCATTGACACAatctaattaacaaatttagacACAAAATCATCTCTATTCAAATGATTGATTCAGATTTAACAAAATCGAAATTAGAGTAGCAACTAGCAACTAACTCAAGCTTTCCTTCAAATAGATCAAGTAAACAAATGGATCTAGATTCGTGAAACCTCCTATTAATTTCATATCTTGCTATTCTCAAGTTTGCTGTACCTACCTTCTCTCTCAGTATGAGATAGGATCCTAATTAGACTTCCGGTTAGGTCTTGCTTGATCTAGTTATCAAAGTCTTTCCAATTGACTTTCACTGAATCCGTCACTAATTTACCTATCTCTAGGTTGGATCAACATTATTCTCTCTCTTGGACAAGACTAACTTAGGTTGTTTAGTTATTAAGCTAGCGTTAACTTCATCTCAATTGGTAGTTAATTATGATCTAATTACTTGGGCATCAATCAACAAATTAGCATTAAGTCCAATAACTAAACAAGCAAGAAATGATAGATCCAAAGTTAACACTTAAGAATCAATCAGGATTTCATAACAGAATTCAAATACAAATCAAAACCCAGAAATTTCAGTTCATCGTTCTTACACAAGAATCTTAGATCTAAGCAACATCACAAACAAAATCAAACTAAAGAAATGAAAGTAGAATAGTTATAAATGTTCAATTCTCCAAGTTATTCTTCAAACTTGATGATATTCAAGCTTGATCTTGGCCTCCTCCAGGCTCCATGGAAGAAAGCTCCATCTCGAAAAAAATGAAGTAACTTCTCCTAACTCTAGATCTAAATTGCTAGTCTAACACTAAGTTCATTCTTTCTATTCTAACTCTAATTCCTCCTTAACTAACTCTGAAAATATGAGCTGGAGGTGGTATTTATAGTGGTTTAGGAGCCCAAGGGGTGAAAGTACATGATTTCCCTTAATTAGGAGTCAAACACAGTTTTAATCTTTGAAATTTCACAATTTGGCATCACAGTGCTGGGCGTACTTCCCAAGGTAGCTGAATTTCTTCGTGGCCTTTGGGGCCTGCCCAACTGCTCCATTTTCCTTTGATTTCCTGGCATTCTTTGACCTTTAAGGTACCTAAATCACCATAAAACAACACATTTTTCTCTTACTAGTTTTAAGCTAAAAactactaaaattcaattatttctcACAGACTTGTAACTTTGTTGTTTATTgcttaaaatttgagattttctcTTCTAAGCTCTATTTTTTGCTTCTGTAACTCTTCTAGTTTGAATAACTTGGTGTAAGGTTGAAATTGAATATAGGGATTTTTACTTTTGAATTCTTATTTCATTGCAGCTTTTAGGTGGTAAAGTTCAGCTTTTAGCACATTACCCAGTGATTGTTATTGGTTTGGGATCTTGGTTAGCTTGTTTTAGGCTGCATCGGGTTTGTTGTTGTTGACCTCTGTACTCTGTAGTATATTAAAGTTCTTAACTATATTTTTGGCTGAATTTTGGGTTGGTCATTGGGTTCAATTTATCTTTAGCCCTCTCTTGAATCTTGACCTGTGAGCCTTAATCAGGCACCTCCTGTAAACAACTTAATAATGTGGAAAAAACATTGATCAGATGTCATCTTACTACGTGCGAGATACCTCAAAAGCAGGATTATTGTCAGAGTGAtctaatttcatgctaatggGTAACCATAAATCTCTGAACTGATCTTTATATTATTTACCGTGATGTGAAGTTCTCATAGTTTTCATTAATGGATTGAGCCTTAGACAATTTAGATTTTTTCTGGCTATAACAGTACAACATCATGTGTTGTTATTGTATGATGCCCTTTTCTTGAGAGAAATTGTTCCTTAAGCCCCAGTGTCGTCAGAAAACTACTAAAAAATTCAACCACAAACTTCTGTTGTTTTGATCCAAAACTGTTTTCTGTTACTTGTATATGTTGATAAATGAGATGGGTAAAAGGTCGAACATTTTACTGGCAAAACCATAGACTTAGACAGGCCTAAGATCCTTTGATTTTCAGACTTGAAATATTATAGGATAAACAGGTGGATTCACAAGCCAGCAAACACTCAGTTGCAAATTCTTTTCCTCTACCCTAAAAAAGAAAACTCCGAATAGATTCATAGAAGGCAACTGATTCagaaatgaatcaaatgatgcCAATGTCAAACAGAAGGATTACAAGCAATGATGGAACTGCAAGCAATGAATTTGggacaaattattttttaacatgtTTTCTTGTTGTTCTTCCTAATTgttgcttttcttttttccttctgcTACTTGAGAAACAACTTTTACAGCGATAATTGTAAGCAATTGGCTGAGAGTAAATTTTACTTCACATATTTTTTCAGCCAAGCTTAATTAGAACTTACAGCAGGTCTTCTGTTCTTCTACCTTGAATGTATAGATGAAACTAGAATCCTTCATAATTTTCAAAACAATCACTAAGCTACTCAAACAATATTTTTTATAGATACTTACTATCTCTGAATCTTGATAAAGATGAATTTCTTTAACCTTGTTGAGTATAGTTTCATTTCCTTGTACTCATTTTGACATCTCTTTGTAAAGTGGTTATTTCATAACTAAACTTGCGAAAACAGAAAGGTTCATGATATGGCTCTCCAGAATATGACTAAGCATCTTCTTTTATAAGACATAAAAATGAGTAATATTTGAAATATGCTTATTATATGCATAAAACTATTCGATAAGTCCAAAAGAATTAGCAATGTTTTAACACCTAATTTGAGGAAAAATGCTGGGGAAATATTAGAAACAATAAATCTAGATTTCACAGAACAAAAAGTTCTAATAAAATCAATCCGTTGATTATGATTATATAGCGAAGTGTGAAAATTCAGTAGTCATCATGTTTCCACATTGCATGTGGAGAATAATATGCTGTTAACATGTCTCTGATTCCTTGCCTTGCAATGTGCATTTACCGCCTTTGGGGAACTTGCTGGAATCTTGATATTCTGTGATGCTCATCTGTAAATTCCTGTGAGAGGCCTAGAAAAAAGTTGAGTATTGCTTTAATCTCCCTGGTAAGAAAGTAAATTCTTTGGTCCTTATCTTTGAATTGCCTCTTCAGTGGAaagaaatttacaaaataaaagcaGAAATGGATGAAGAAACTGTCAAATATGTACTTAAAGTCTGTGGAGAAATTTCTGTTATtctttaactttttatttggtcAACAACCGCGGAAATGTCAATGGTGGGAAACCTGCGTCGGCGAGGGCTGTGTTTAGGTAAAATGTCCAGGTTGAGTTTTGGTAAAGTCATTCTAGTTGAGTCCAGCTGTTTAGGTTGTTGAGTGGTTTGGGTTATTCCATTAGGTTGTTATGAATATCACTTAAGCTGTGATTGGTGGCTGAGAAGTAGATTATCTTGATTCTTTCTGTAAATGTAACCTGTAAAGTAATATGGGAATCAACTCTGATACGCTTCCTTCTTAGTCTTCAAGAAAGAGAAAATAGGGGACAGCCTTGGTCTTGCTTAGCCTAGGTTGTTTCTGCTTCTGTTACTGTGATTCGAGTGTGTGTCGGATATGAGTGCGTGTCCAAGACAAGAATGTTCaggttttctaagtttttccttGCATTCAGAGTGTTAACATGCACATTGGCATATATTGGATTTATGTGAAACATGGGCAgttaaagaaaaaatgaagagtgAGAGAGCAACATAGGTTCCTCATTTTGGACCTTGAACATTCATTGCAACAAAGTATAAATAAATAACTCATAAATGTcattaaatagagaaaaaaatgttCTAATTCAAGACCAATTGTTTGGAAGATGGGAAAAATAAAGAGTTagagtttatttatttgtttattttgtttaaatgttTCTCTAATGAGAGTATCTGTGAAGGTATCTGAAGCATCTGTCAGCAGGAACCGCAGTACCATTATTGTGCCAGCAGGAAGTACCAGAGATGAAGGGTGGGCAGCATTTAGGAACATATTGGCAGATATCAATGAGGCATCAAGACTCTTTGTATTGCCCAATCAGGTATCTTTGTGATCTACATTTCTATACTTGTTCCTTTACAGTTTCTCTGCTCTCAtatatggatttgaatttttcaTATAGTCCCATTTAATTTGTCATCTGATTGTTTTTATATCTATGTCGGGTTTTTAAAACAGCAAAGCTCGGAACCATCGGAACGTCTTGTTGGGCTCTCAGATGATGTAGGGGCTGGATTCATATCTGGACACAGCCAGGCTGCCTCAACTTCTGAATTGAAAGTGGACAGATCAGTGGAGTTGCCAACACAGGATGAAATTGGTAACATGGGGGTTTCAAAGGTGATCCGAGCTGATCAGAAGAGATTTTTCTTTGATCTTGGGAGCAACAACAGAGGACATTTCTTGAGGATATCAGAagtactctctctctctctctctctctcttttcttgaCATGAACACTATAATGGGTCTTGATGGAGTAGGTTGATATAGAATGGTTCAACAATTGCAGGTTGCAGGTTCTGACCGGTCTTCTATCATTCTCCCACTGTCAGGGTTAAAGCAGTTCCACGAAATAGTGGGTCATTTTGTGGAGATTACAAAGGATCGCATTGAAGGAATGAGCGGCGCAAATGTTAGAACCGTGGATCCACCTCAAAGGTGAATGGCATTGCCAGCGGGAACATTGTGTGAATTGGGTGAAATAAATAATTGTGATTCTGTCAAAGTTTGCTTCGAACCCTGTAATAGTTGTTTGATAAGTGGTGATTGTCTGTTCTCATTCAAGCCTCAAAATAATCCCCATTTTATCTGTTTGATCAACATAGATATGGTGTGTGAAGTTTAGTTTCATAGGAATAACGgacaccatttggatgattataATTTGTCAGTTTGATAGTGTGGCAGGCACCTTCATTACCTTGCTGATAATAAGCTTATTTCATGtgtaattttcattttcaggACGGAATGTTTATTTcactttttaaacaaaaattgcTTGGACTGGTTGCCTCTTGGGTTTCTAACCTAGTATTGAAAAGCAGACTCATACTTTGATTCACAAATTGATTTCATATCTTGTGCTTGTGGTAAAAAAGTTTcgaattttaaaaagataaaagcaGCCCCAACGAATGAGTATTACTTTTAGGTGGCCCTAATGAATGCttctcttttttgttttaaattcattatgAACCACAATCTCTATTATTCTTCAACTTTGGCGTAAATAAATGAGTATGTTGAATTCGTTTATATTTATTGCTTAGTTTAAGATGatgtttttcatctatttttatatttaaagttgGACATTTGATCCAAGAAAAATTACATATTTGTCATACGTGAAAATTTGACGAAACATTCACCGCACTTGCTTtcaatttgaaatgaaaaaataaaaaaacattagcCGTCATACACTAACATAAGTTTGAAAAGTAAAACTCTTTTACGTTCTCTCTGGGCCAAGAGAAGGATTCAACTCGAACCCAACAATTTGTTGCATTTCTGGATACACTTCATCTTTCAATTTCATCAGTTACCAAATTTTATTTCTCAACGGTATGTAaaaaagctttcttttcttttttgttttgtttcatggATGAGTTTTTTTTCCCCTCTATTCATTTCAACCGAATCAGCGTCCACTCCACCAATTTCTAAATCCGTAACAGTAACAAAGAAAATACCACCAATACGCTGAAACTGCTACATCCTCTGCCTTTGTTGTATTTTGTTTGTGTGTATGTAAATAGCATGAAGTTGGGGCTCTGTTGGTTTCTTAG
The genomic region above belongs to Gossypium hirsutum isolate 1008001.06 chromosome D05, Gossypium_hirsutum_v2.1, whole genome shotgun sequence and contains:
- the LOC107907385 gene encoding transcription factor Pur-alpha 1 isoform X2 — its product is MEGNSGGGGADRGGNDVELLCKTLQVEHKLFYFDLKENPRGRYLKISEKTSATRSTIIVPSSGISWFLDLFNYYVNSDDNDLFSKELQLDTKVFYFDIGENRRGRFLKVSEASVSRNRSTIIVPAGSTRDEGWAAFRNILADINEASRLFVLPNQQSSEPSERLVGLSDDVGAGFISGHSQAASTSELKVDRSVELPTQDEIGNMGVSKVIRADQKRFFFDLGSNNRGHFLRISEVAGSDRSSIILPLSGLKQFHEIVGHFVEITKDRIEGMSGANVRTVDPPQR
- the LOC107907385 gene encoding transcription factor Pur-alpha 1 isoform X3, producing MEGNSGGGGADRGGNDVELLCKTLQVEHKLFYFDLKENPRGRYLKISEKTSATRSTIIVPSSGISWFLDLFNYYVNSDDNDLFSKELQLDTKVFYFDIGENRRGRFLKVSEASVSRNRSTIIVPAGSTRDEGWAAFRNILADINEASRLFVLPNQQSSEPSERLVGLSDDVGAGFISGHSQAASTSELKVDRSVELPTQDEIGNMGVSKVIRADQKRFFFDLGSNNRGHFLRISEG
- the LOC107907385 gene encoding transcription factor Pur-alpha 1 isoform X1, giving the protein MEGNSGGGGADRGGNDVELLCKTLQVEHKLFYFDLKENPRGRYLKISEKTSATRSTIIVPSSGISWFLDLFNYYVNSDDNDLFSKELQLDTKVFYFDIGENRRGRFLKRPRKKLSIALISLVSEASVSRNRSTIIVPAGSTRDEGWAAFRNILADINEASRLFVLPNQQSSEPSERLVGLSDDVGAGFISGHSQAASTSELKVDRSVELPTQDEIGNMGVSKVIRADQKRFFFDLGSNNRGHFLRISEVAGSDRSSIILPLSGLKQFHEIVGHFVEITKDRIEGMSGANVRTVDPPQR